The following are encoded in a window of Corynebacterium marinum DSM 44953 genomic DNA:
- the glnA gene encoding type I glutamate--ammonia ligase produces the protein MAFQTTEDVVKFIKDEKVEFVDVRFTDVPGTEHHFTIPASMFDEEAAEEGLAFDGSSIRGFTTIDESDMNLLPDIATAKIDPFREAKTLNIKFFVHDPFTREPFSRDPRNVARKAEEYLASTGIADACFFGAEAEFYLFDSVRFQTDINSGFYEVDSDEGWWNRGAEGRLDGRPNLGYTNRVKGGYFPVPPYDQSVDIRDEMVRHLSNAGYQIERFHHEVGTGGQQEINYRFNTLLHAADDLQSFKYIVKNTAFANGKTATFMPKPLAGDNGSGMHAHQSLWKDGKPLFHDESGYAGLSDMARYYIGGILHHAGAVLAFTNATLNSYHRLVPGFEAPINLVYSQRNRSAAIRIPITGSNPKAKRIEFRAPDPSGNPYFGFAAMMLAGLDGIKNRIEPMAPVDKDLYELPPEEAAAIPQAPTSLEASLAALQADSDFLTEGDVFTEDLIEAYVKLKYDNEISPARLRPTPLEFEMYYDC, from the coding sequence GTGGCATTCCAGACCACCGAAGATGTCGTCAAGTTCATCAAGGACGAAAAGGTCGAGTTCGTCGACGTCCGGTTCACGGACGTCCCCGGCACCGAACACCACTTCACCATCCCGGCCTCGATGTTCGACGAGGAGGCGGCGGAAGAGGGCCTCGCATTCGACGGCTCCTCCATCCGCGGCTTCACCACCATCGACGAATCCGACATGAACCTGCTCCCGGACATCGCCACCGCGAAGATCGACCCCTTCCGTGAGGCCAAGACGCTGAACATCAAGTTCTTCGTCCACGACCCCTTCACCCGCGAGCCCTTCTCCCGCGACCCGCGCAACGTGGCCCGCAAGGCGGAGGAGTACCTGGCCTCCACCGGCATCGCCGACGCCTGCTTCTTCGGCGCCGAGGCGGAGTTCTACCTCTTCGACTCCGTCCGCTTCCAGACCGACATCAACTCCGGTTTCTACGAGGTCGACTCCGACGAGGGCTGGTGGAACCGCGGCGCCGAAGGGCGTCTCGACGGCCGCCCCAACCTCGGCTACACCAACCGCGTCAAGGGCGGCTACTTCCCGGTCCCGCCGTACGACCAGTCCGTGGACATCCGCGACGAGATGGTCCGCCACCTGAGCAACGCCGGCTACCAGATCGAGCGCTTCCACCACGAGGTGGGCACCGGCGGCCAGCAGGAGATCAACTACCGCTTCAACACCCTGCTCCACGCGGCGGACGACCTGCAGTCCTTCAAGTACATCGTGAAGAACACCGCCTTCGCCAACGGCAAGACCGCCACCTTCATGCCCAAGCCGCTCGCCGGCGACAACGGCTCCGGCATGCACGCCCACCAGTCCCTGTGGAAGGACGGCAAGCCGCTGTTCCACGACGAGTCCGGCTACGCCGGCCTGTCCGACATGGCCCGCTACTACATCGGCGGCATCCTGCACCACGCCGGCGCGGTCCTCGCGTTCACCAATGCGACGCTGAACTCCTACCACCGGCTGGTCCCGGGCTTCGAGGCACCGATCAACCTGGTGTACTCCCAGCGCAACCGCTCCGCCGCGATCCGCATCCCGATCACCGGCTCCAACCCCAAGGCCAAGCGCATCGAGTTCCGCGCACCGGACCCGTCCGGCAACCCCTACTTCGGCTTCGCCGCGATGATGCTCGCCGGCCTGGACGGCATCAAGAACCGCATCGAGCCGATGGCCCCGGTGGACAAGGACCTCTACGAGCTCCCGCCGGAGGAAGCCGCCGCCATCCCGCAGGCGCCCACCTCCCTCGAGGCCTCCCTGGCGGCCCTGCAGGCCGACAGCGACTTCCTCACCGAGGGCGACGTCTTCACCGAGGACCTCATCGAGGCCTACGTCAAGCTCAAGTACGACAACGAGATCTCCCCGGCCCGGCTGCGCCCGACGCCGCTGGAGTTCGAGATGTACTACGACTGCTAA
- a CDS encoding SGNH/GDSL hydrolase family protein, translating to MRSALASAPVVLASLGLAACGSAVPAPVDVSAPVQVARDYVALGDSYAALGGTSADTTGPDHCLRSSDNYPAGVLADARVTGRDATCQGAVTADLLRPRHTGSGTIPAQLDALTDSTELVTLSIGGNDIGFGDIAGCFLTAMLAGRESDCAAAWKESVAARMTGLPAQLDEVYRAIEERSGGARVIATGYLPLLAPGDRCTEVELLGDADRAWVVSLTDEVNRIAAEAAERHGAEIVLPEAAENHTGCAAPGDRWVDFLGSETGAFPMHPTPAGQAVMADAVLEKL from the coding sequence ATGAGAAGCGCCCTGGCATCCGCCCCCGTCGTCCTCGCCTCTCTCGGATTGGCCGCTTGCGGCTCCGCCGTTCCCGCCCCCGTCGACGTGTCGGCGCCCGTCCAGGTCGCCCGGGACTACGTCGCCCTGGGCGACTCCTACGCCGCCCTGGGCGGCACATCCGCCGACACCACCGGACCCGATCACTGCCTGCGCTCCAGCGACAACTATCCGGCCGGCGTGCTTGCCGACGCCCGCGTCACCGGCCGCGACGCCACCTGCCAGGGGGCTGTCACCGCCGATCTCCTGCGGCCCCGGCACACCGGCTCCGGAACCATTCCCGCGCAGCTCGACGCGCTCACGGATTCCACGGAACTGGTGACGCTCTCCATCGGCGGAAACGACATCGGTTTCGGCGACATCGCCGGCTGTTTCCTCACGGCCATGCTCGCCGGCCGGGAGTCGGATTGCGCCGCGGCGTGGAAGGAGTCCGTTGCCGCGCGCATGACCGGGCTCCCGGCGCAGCTGGATGAGGTGTACCGGGCCATCGAGGAGCGCTCCGGCGGCGCCCGCGTGATCGCCACCGGTTATCTGCCGCTTCTCGCACCGGGAGATCGCTGCACCGAGGTGGAGCTGCTCGGCGATGCCGACCGTGCGTGGGTGGTTTCGCTCACCGATGAAGTCAATCGCATCGCCGCCGAGGCCGCTGAACGCCACGGCGCCGAGATCGTCCTACCGGAAGCTGCGGAGAACCACACCGGGTGCGCGGCACCGGGGGATCGTTGGGTGGATTTCCTCGGTTCGGAGACGGGCGCGTTCCCGATGCATCCCACCCCAGCCGGCCAGGCGGTCATGGCGGACGCGGTGCTGGAGAAGCTGTAG
- a CDS encoding NADPH-dependent FMN reductase: protein MKIAVFVGSIRNGRHGRTIGEWALGQLQSRGDGHTYELIDLAEQDLDQLTAATPPIMAAGVYEEPKTIAWSETIKAFDGYIFVTPEYNASMPGTMKNAFDLLKVEWEGKPVGFLSYGGGGGVRAVNHWRDVVANVGMQPLEAQASLVFDEHFVDFQFAPNDTTAELLAAVAEELVKVDEKVSVNA from the coding sequence ATGAAGATCGCAGTGTTCGTCGGTTCCATCCGCAACGGCCGCCACGGCCGCACCATCGGCGAGTGGGCCCTCGGCCAGCTCCAGTCCCGCGGCGACGGCCACACCTACGAGCTCATCGACCTGGCTGAGCAGGACCTCGACCAGCTCACCGCAGCCACCCCGCCCATCATGGCGGCCGGCGTCTACGAAGAGCCGAAGACCATCGCCTGGTCCGAGACCATCAAGGCTTTCGACGGCTACATCTTCGTCACCCCGGAGTACAACGCCTCCATGCCGGGCACCATGAAGAACGCCTTCGACCTCCTCAAGGTGGAGTGGGAGGGTAAGCCGGTCGGCTTCCTTTCCTACGGCGGCGGCGGCGGAGTCCGCGCGGTCAACCACTGGCGCGACGTGGTCGCCAACGTCGGCATGCAGCCGCTGGAGGCCCAGGCCAGCCTCGTCTTCGACGAGCACTTCGTCGACTTCCAGTTCGCCCCGAACGACACCACCGCCGAGCTGCTCGCGGCCGTCGCCGAGGAGCTGGTCAAGGTCGACGAGAAGGTTTCCGTCAACGCCTAA
- a CDS encoding DUF1206 domain-containing protein — protein sequence MDTGSARSATQKAHNTADRAGDHPALTTLARGGFIVLGILHIIIGWIAVQIARGSSSEEASNSGALETIAQAPGGQIALWAAVLALAALALWRLTQLFTGEDAKAKAKGGVMTVVYLSLAVTTATFAAGGTTSDGETATDVTARVLAQPWGAVLVIIGGLVVLGVGLYSVARGVTRSFKKDLEAGAGSGEVGSAIIAAGTVGYIARGIAFAVLGVLIVWAGWANDPEEAGGLDAALRALGEQPAGSVLLLVVGAGVALYGVYSLARARYVKM from the coding sequence ATGGACACGGGAAGTGCGCGCAGCGCAACACAGAAGGCCCACAACACCGCCGACCGGGCCGGGGACCATCCCGCGCTGACCACCCTCGCCCGGGGAGGGTTCATCGTCCTGGGCATCCTGCACATCATCATCGGCTGGATCGCCGTCCAGATCGCCCGCGGTTCGAGCAGCGAGGAGGCGTCGAACTCGGGGGCGCTGGAGACGATCGCCCAGGCCCCGGGCGGGCAGATCGCCCTGTGGGCCGCGGTGCTCGCCCTGGCGGCCCTCGCGTTGTGGCGCCTGACCCAGCTTTTCACGGGAGAGGACGCCAAGGCCAAGGCCAAGGGCGGCGTGATGACCGTGGTCTACCTGTCGCTGGCCGTCACGACAGCCACCTTCGCGGCCGGCGGCACCACCTCGGACGGAGAGACCGCCACTGACGTGACGGCCCGCGTCCTGGCCCAACCCTGGGGCGCGGTGCTGGTGATCATCGGCGGCCTGGTCGTGCTCGGCGTCGGCCTGTACAGTGTCGCGCGCGGCGTGACCAGAAGCTTCAAGAAGGACCTGGAAGCTGGCGCCGGATCAGGCGAGGTGGGTTCCGCCATCATCGCCGCCGGGACGGTCGGCTACATCGCCCGCGGCATCGCGTTCGCGGTGCTCGGCGTGCTCATCGTGTGGGCCGGCTGGGCGAACGACCCGGAGGAGGCGGGGGGCCTCGACGCCGCGCTGCGCGCCCTCGGGGAGCAGCCCGCCGGAAGCGTGCTGCTGCTCGTCGTGGGCGCGGGGGTGGCCCTCTACGGGGTGTACTCGCTGGCCCGGGCCCGCTACGTGAAGATGTAG
- a CDS encoding metal ABC transporter ATP-binding protein, producing the protein MSGNFAVGKQLQLGYERVVAVRPSDVSIPQGKLTAIIGPNGSGKSTLLHALGGLIEPQSGELSVLGGTALASRRRVSYVMQSVTYPEGVPLSVREVVHMGRYPSTGWFGRFRAGDRHRVEEVMERLNVTALARRHLDELSGGQRQRVYVAQGMAQDHDVLLLDEPLTGLDIVSARIIDEIIHDETHAGRTVVHTTHDLDEARAADHVVLMAGRVVAYGPPAQVLTEANLREAYNLGELHEPGGIFIDSPREEC; encoded by the coding sequence ATGAGCGGGAACTTCGCCGTCGGAAAGCAGCTGCAGCTCGGTTACGAGCGGGTCGTCGCGGTGCGCCCCTCTGACGTGAGCATCCCGCAGGGGAAGCTCACGGCCATCATCGGGCCCAACGGCTCGGGCAAGTCGACGCTGCTGCACGCGCTCGGCGGGCTCATCGAACCACAGTCCGGCGAGCTCAGCGTCCTGGGTGGCACGGCGCTCGCCTCACGACGCCGCGTCAGCTACGTCATGCAGTCCGTCACCTACCCGGAGGGCGTGCCCCTGTCCGTCCGTGAGGTCGTGCACATGGGCCGCTACCCCTCGACGGGCTGGTTCGGCCGTTTCCGGGCGGGGGACAGGCACAGGGTGGAAGAGGTCATGGAGCGGCTGAACGTCACCGCCCTGGCCCGGCGCCACCTGGACGAGCTGTCCGGCGGCCAGCGCCAGCGCGTCTACGTCGCGCAGGGAATGGCCCAGGACCACGACGTCCTGCTTCTCGACGAGCCGCTCACCGGCCTGGACATCGTCTCCGCGCGGATCATCGACGAGATCATCCACGACGAGACCCATGCGGGACGCACCGTCGTCCACACCACCCACGACCTGGACGAGGCGCGGGCGGCGGACCACGTCGTCCTCATGGCCGGGCGGGTGGTGGCCTACGGGCCCCCGGCGCAGGTGCTCACGGAGGCGAATCTGCGCGAGGCCTACAACCTCGGTGAACTGCACGAACCGGGCGGCATCTTCATCGACAGCCCGCGCGAGGAGTGCTAG
- a CDS encoding metal ABC transporter permease, whose product MIDWILDPFLLGFQQRALIGGLIAAVMSATVGVWLVLRGMSFFGDAFVHGVLPGIAAAVVFDFNPLLGAAVAAAFMVGAVEVIHRHTHLKEDTAIGLLFVGMMALGVVIISRSDSYSGSLTSILFGDALGVSWEAIGQQAILAVVVIAGSLLLYRPLLALSFSPVKAESLGMRPKLTHALLLVLIATSVIGSFQAVGTMLVFSLLVAPPATAALLTRSIPTMIVVSAAIGASAVFIGLILSFHLGTAAAATMALVPIAAFLVIMEVQHLRRRFRGTVVRQEVVA is encoded by the coding sequence GTGATCGACTGGATACTTGACCCGTTCCTGCTGGGCTTCCAGCAGCGGGCCCTCATTGGCGGGCTCATCGCCGCGGTGATGAGCGCCACCGTCGGCGTGTGGCTGGTGCTTCGCGGCATGAGCTTTTTCGGCGACGCCTTCGTCCACGGCGTCCTGCCCGGCATCGCCGCGGCCGTCGTCTTCGACTTCAACCCCCTCCTGGGCGCGGCCGTCGCGGCGGCCTTCATGGTCGGTGCGGTGGAGGTGATCCACCGGCACACGCACCTCAAGGAGGACACCGCCATCGGCCTGCTATTCGTGGGCATGATGGCGCTGGGCGTGGTCATCATCTCCCGCTCCGACTCCTACAGCGGCTCGCTGACCAGCATCCTCTTCGGCGACGCCCTGGGTGTGTCGTGGGAGGCCATCGGGCAGCAGGCGATCCTCGCGGTCGTCGTCATCGCCGGTTCGCTCCTGCTCTACCGTCCGCTGCTGGCGCTGTCCTTCTCCCCGGTCAAGGCGGAGTCGCTGGGCATGCGTCCGAAGCTGACGCACGCCCTGCTCCTCGTGCTCATCGCCACCAGCGTGATCGGCAGCTTCCAGGCCGTGGGCACCATGCTGGTGTTCAGCCTCCTGGTGGCCCCGCCGGCCACCGCGGCCCTGCTGACCCGGTCGATCCCCACCATGATCGTGGTCTCCGCCGCCATCGGCGCATCCGCCGTGTTCATCGGGCTGATCCTGTCCTTCCACCTGGGGACGGCCGCCGCCGCCACCATGGCGCTCGTGCCCATCGCCGCGTTCCTGGTCATCATGGAGGTCCAGCACCTGCGCCGCCGCTTCCGGGGCACCGTGGTGCGCCAGGAGGTGGTGGCATGA
- a CDS encoding metal ABC transporter substrate-binding protein, which yields MRASIAIALSATAALTLSACSADGTDGADNSGNNAGPGDISLVVTTTPLGSVTSQIAACAGGASTTLMPAGADPHDFSASSSQVADMVKADLVIANGLGLEGGLDASLDQVEEDGTEVFHVAEKIDPLPFGEEEPGHEGETAEEHAAHAEEDEHGHGDLDPHFWLDAARMADAAGQIGDKVAEQTGDASWSECGAEVAGELTALDAELREALAVVPGDRRALITDHDSFGYFNDAYGFRSVGVVVPGGSTEAQPSSQDLARLAGVIEGEGVPAIFSNSAVNPGLVDALAAEVGEEVKVVPLHVGSVGPEGSPAADYQGMMRENARLIVDALA from the coding sequence ATGCGGGCCAGTATCGCCATCGCCCTCTCGGCCACCGCCGCCCTGACCCTGTCCGCCTGCTCGGCCGATGGTACGGACGGGGCAGACAACAGCGGCAACAATGCCGGGCCCGGGGATATTTCCCTCGTCGTCACCACCACCCCGCTGGGCAGCGTCACCTCCCAGATCGCCGCCTGCGCCGGGGGCGCCTCCACCACTCTCATGCCGGCCGGGGCGGACCCGCACGACTTCTCCGCTTCCTCGTCCCAGGTCGCCGACATGGTCAAGGCGGACCTCGTCATCGCCAACGGCCTGGGGCTCGAGGGCGGTCTCGACGCCTCCCTCGACCAGGTCGAGGAGGACGGCACCGAGGTCTTCCACGTCGCGGAAAAGATCGACCCGCTGCCCTTCGGGGAGGAGGAGCCCGGCCACGAAGGGGAGACCGCGGAGGAGCACGCCGCCCACGCGGAGGAGGACGAGCACGGGCACGGCGACCTCGACCCGCACTTCTGGCTCGACGCCGCCCGCATGGCCGACGCGGCCGGGCAGATCGGCGACAAGGTCGCCGAGCAGACCGGTGACGCCTCATGGTCCGAGTGCGGCGCCGAGGTCGCCGGGGAGCTGACCGCGCTGGACGCGGAACTCCGCGAGGCCCTGGCTGTCGTCCCCGGGGACCGCCGCGCGCTGATCACCGACCACGACTCCTTCGGCTACTTCAACGACGCCTACGGCTTCCGCTCCGTGGGGGTCGTCGTGCCGGGCGGATCCACGGAGGCCCAGCCCTCCTCCCAGGACCTGGCCCGCCTGGCCGGGGTGATCGAGGGAGAAGGCGTGCCCGCGATCTTCTCCAACTCGGCGGTCAACCCGGGGCTCGTCGACGCGCTCGCCGCCGAGGTCGGCGAGGAGGTGAAGGTCGTCCCCCTCCACGTCGGCTCCGTCGGCCCGGAGGGTTCCCCGGCGGCCGACTACCAGGGCATGATGCGCGAGAACGCGCGTCTCATCGTCGACGCCCTGGCCTGA
- a CDS encoding tyramine oxidase subunit B, with protein MIQAGVTDSAACVETMEETLILLADGDYRMAGASANSHGAQINFPAEPAHEGMPADGPDRRFMAMPAYLGGRFQSAGVKWYGSNTENRNHELPRSIHVFVLNDAVTGAPKAIMSANLLSAYRTGAVPGVGVKHLAVENAETVGIIGPGVMSRTIFASALSQRPGIRRVKIKGRSEGSTRRVAEELRAKYPEIEVEVVDSEKAAIEGSDILIAGTSTSPDGPSGFPYFKREWIKPGALILCPAAARFDDDFIASDDANLVVDYTGLYGEWFNENGPDITYEQLLGIPGNRWWDMTAEGTLAKDHLVNIGDIAAGRALGRVDDEQIFIYSIGGMPVEDVAWAYDVYHNALEQGIGTSLNLWHTPALT; from the coding sequence ATGATCCAGGCCGGCGTGACCGACTCCGCCGCCTGCGTGGAGACGATGGAGGAGACCCTCATCCTGCTCGCCGACGGCGACTACCGGATGGCGGGAGCCTCCGCGAACTCCCACGGCGCGCAGATCAACTTCCCCGCGGAACCCGCCCACGAGGGGATGCCCGCTGACGGCCCCGACCGCCGTTTCATGGCGATGCCCGCCTACCTCGGCGGACGCTTCCAGTCGGCCGGCGTGAAGTGGTACGGCTCGAACACGGAGAACCGCAACCACGAGCTGCCGCGTTCCATCCACGTGTTCGTGCTCAACGACGCCGTCACCGGAGCCCCGAAGGCCATCATGTCGGCGAACCTGCTGTCGGCGTACCGCACCGGCGCCGTGCCGGGCGTGGGCGTCAAGCACCTCGCCGTGGAAAACGCCGAGACCGTGGGCATCATCGGCCCCGGCGTGATGAGCCGCACCATCTTCGCCTCCGCCCTCTCCCAGCGGCCGGGCATCCGGCGCGTGAAGATCAAGGGCCGTTCCGAAGGTTCCACCCGACGCGTGGCCGAGGAGCTGCGGGCGAAGTACCCGGAGATCGAGGTCGAGGTCGTCGATTCCGAGAAGGCCGCGATCGAGGGCTCCGACATCCTCATCGCCGGCACCTCCACCTCCCCGGACGGGCCTTCCGGCTTCCCGTACTTCAAGCGGGAGTGGATCAAGCCGGGCGCGCTCATCCTGTGCCCCGCCGCCGCGCGTTTCGACGACGACTTCATCGCCTCCGACGACGCCAACCTCGTCGTCGACTACACGGGCCTGTACGGCGAGTGGTTCAACGAGAACGGCCCCGACATCACCTACGAGCAGCTGCTGGGCATCCCCGGCAACCGCTGGTGGGACATGACCGCCGAAGGAACCCTGGCCAAAGACCACCTGGTCAACATCGGCGACATCGCCGCCGGGCGCGCCCTGGGCCGGGTCGACGACGAGCAGATCTTCATCTACTCCATCGGCGGCATGCCCGTCGAGGACGTCGCCTGGGCCTACGACGTGTACCACAACGCCCTCGAACAGGGCATCGGCACCAGCCTCAACCTCTGGCACACCCCCGCACTGACCTAA
- the glnA gene encoding type I glutamate--ammonia ligase: MSFTTTTDLITYLRDEEVEYLDIRFTDVPGIEHALTVPASALTEESAAEGFAFDGSSIAGFTSVDESDMTLMPDVSTAYLDPFRRRKTVNMQFFVHDPFTREPFSRDPRNIARKAEEYMRASGIADECFIGAEAEFFVFDSVRYSTDVNRAFHEVDSDEGWWNSDAKTMIDGSPNLGNKIRVNDGYFPTAPYDKTIPVRDEIAHNLSQVGFEIERFHHEVSTGGIQEVNYKFNTLLHAADDLQKFKYIVKNTADEHGKVATFMPKPLLDDGGCGMHAHQSLWKDGKPLFYDEEGYAGLSDMARHYIGGLLAHAPAVLAFTNPTVNSYRRLYSGFEAPVNLVYSQRNRSAAIRIPVTGPSPKAKRIEFRAPDPSGNPYLGFAAQLLAGLDGIKNRIEPGEPVDKDLYELEPEEAAKVPRVPHSLENALYALENDHDFLTEGDVFTEDLIESYIALKYDNEINPLRQGPTPKEFELYFNC, translated from the coding sequence GTGTCTTTCACAACCACCACTGACCTGATCACGTACCTGCGCGATGAGGAGGTGGAATACCTGGACATCCGGTTCACGGACGTCCCTGGCATTGAGCACGCACTGACTGTCCCCGCCTCCGCCCTCACCGAGGAATCGGCGGCGGAGGGCTTCGCCTTCGACGGTTCGTCGATCGCGGGTTTCACCTCCGTCGACGAGTCGGATATGACACTCATGCCGGACGTCTCGACCGCCTACCTCGACCCTTTCCGGCGCCGGAAGACGGTGAACATGCAGTTCTTCGTCCACGACCCGTTCACCCGGGAGCCCTTCTCCCGCGACCCGCGCAACATCGCCCGCAAGGCCGAGGAGTACATGCGGGCCAGCGGCATCGCCGACGAGTGCTTCATCGGCGCGGAGGCCGAGTTCTTCGTCTTCGACTCCGTGCGCTACTCCACCGACGTCAACCGTGCCTTCCACGAGGTCGACTCCGACGAGGGCTGGTGGAACTCGGACGCCAAGACGATGATCGACGGATCCCCCAACCTGGGCAACAAGATCCGCGTCAACGACGGATACTTCCCCACCGCCCCCTACGACAAGACCATCCCGGTGCGCGACGAGATCGCCCACAACCTCTCCCAGGTCGGCTTCGAGATCGAGCGTTTCCACCACGAGGTCTCCACCGGCGGCATCCAGGAGGTCAACTACAAGTTCAACACCCTCCTGCACGCGGCGGACGACCTGCAGAAGTTCAAGTACATCGTGAAGAACACCGCCGACGAGCACGGCAAGGTGGCGACCTTCATGCCGAAACCGCTTCTCGACGACGGCGGTTGCGGCATGCACGCCCACCAGTCCCTGTGGAAGGACGGCAAGCCGCTGTTCTACGACGAGGAGGGCTACGCCGGACTGTCGGACATGGCCCGCCACTACATCGGCGGCCTGCTCGCGCACGCCCCGGCGGTGCTCGCCTTCACCAACCCGACCGTGAACTCCTACCGCCGCCTCTACTCCGGTTTCGAGGCCCCGGTGAACCTGGTGTATTCCCAGCGCAACCGCTCGGCCGCCATCCGCATCCCGGTCACCGGACCCTCGCCGAAGGCCAAGCGCATCGAGTTCCGCGCACCGGACCCCTCCGGCAACCCGTACCTGGGTTTCGCCGCGCAGCTGCTCGCGGGCCTCGACGGCATCAAGAACCGCATCGAGCCGGGCGAACCGGTGGACAAGGACCTCTACGAGCTGGAGCCCGAGGAGGCCGCGAAGGTCCCCCGCGTCCCGCATTCCCTGGAGAACGCCCTCTATGCGCTGGAGAACGACCACGACTTCCTCACCGAGGGCGACGTGTTCACCGAGGACCTCATCGAGTCCTACATCGCGCTGAAGTACGACAACGAGATCAACCCGCTTCGCCAGGGCCCCACCCCGAAGGAGTTCGAGCTCTACTTCAACTGCTGA
- a CDS encoding VIT1/CCC1 transporter family protein, producing the protein MTFSAALAGHANEPHGAGHGSKLNWLRAGVLGANDGIVSVAALLLGVIAAGAGEGAVLAAGVASLIAGAVSMALGEYVSVSAQRDSERMLVAKERTELAEDPAAELAELAGILAGYGISDATAAQAATEIHQKDALPAHLQLELGIEAEELTSPVAAAVSSAVAFTLGAALPLIAVLLVPAEWAPVTVTVVTLIALLLTGFISAALAGTSRLRASLRLVVGGAAGLALTYFAGALFGAAG; encoded by the coding sequence ATGACCTTCTCAGCCGCCCTGGCAGGGCACGCGAACGAACCCCACGGCGCAGGCCACGGATCGAAGCTCAACTGGCTGCGCGCGGGCGTCCTCGGCGCGAACGACGGCATCGTGTCCGTCGCGGCGCTTCTGCTCGGCGTCATCGCCGCGGGCGCGGGGGAGGGGGCGGTCCTCGCGGCGGGTGTGGCATCCCTGATCGCGGGTGCCGTCTCCATGGCGCTGGGCGAGTACGTCTCGGTCTCGGCCCAGCGCGATTCGGAGCGGATGCTCGTCGCGAAGGAGCGCACCGAGCTGGCGGAGGACCCGGCGGCGGAGCTCGCCGAACTCGCGGGCATTCTCGCCGGTTACGGCATCAGCGACGCGACCGCCGCGCAGGCGGCCACAGAGATCCACCAGAAGGACGCCCTGCCCGCCCACCTGCAGCTCGAGCTGGGGATCGAGGCGGAGGAGCTGACCAGCCCGGTCGCGGCCGCGGTCTCCTCGGCTGTCGCCTTCACCCTCGGCGCGGCGCTGCCGCTGATCGCGGTGCTCCTCGTGCCGGCGGAATGGGCCCCGGTGACCGTCACCGTGGTGACCCTCATCGCCCTGCTGCTCACAGGGTTCATCTCCGCGGCGCTGGCCGGAACCTCCCGGCTCCGGGCCAGTCTGCGCCTGGTGGTCGGCGGCGCCGCGGGCCTGGCCCTGACCTACTTCGCGGGCGCGCTGTTCGGCGCCGCGGGGTAG